The Desulfovibrio sp. DNA window AATTTGACGGTGGCTCGTTCAAGTTTCCCGTAGGCGGTACTGGCGCGGGCATCAGCAACATGGTGCACACTCAAGGTTGGCTGCACTGCCACACCCCCGCAACCGACGCCTCTGGCCCGGTTAAGGCCGTGATGGACGCCTTGTTTGAAGAATTTAAAGACATGCGCATGCCCGCCCCCGTTCGCATCGCGCTTGCTTGCTGCATCAACATGTGCGGCGCTGTGCACTGCTCGGACATCGGCCTTGTGGGTATCCACCGCAAACCCCCGATGGTCGACCACGAATGGGCTGACCAGCTGTGCGAAATCCCCCTGGCCGTGTCTGCCTGCCCCACCGCCGCTGTACGCCCCACCAAGGTGGAATACAACGGCAACAAGGTGAACTCCATCGCCATCAAGGAAG harbors:
- a CDS encoding sulfite reductase, dissimilatory-type beta subunit, which gives rise to MAFISSGYNPAKPMEGRISDIGPRKYNEFFPPVIARNFGKWLYHEILEPGVLVHVAESGETCYTVRIGGTRTMSITHIRELCDIADKYCGGHLRWTTRSNIEFMVEDKATMEALRDDLNSRKFDGGSFKFPVGGTGAGISNMVHTQGWLHCHTPATDASGPVKAVMDALFEEFKDMRMPAPVRIALACCINMCGAVHCSDIGLVGIHRKPPMVDHEWADQLCEIPLAVSACPTAAVRPTKVEYNGNKVNSIAIKE